A stretch of Camelina sativa cultivar DH55 chromosome 18, Cs, whole genome shotgun sequence DNA encodes these proteins:
- the LOC104762813 gene encoding glycosyltransferase-like protein gnt13, translated as MEKLLNPYDKQCMKMAMLKHEETFKQQVYELHRLYQVQKILMKNMEINKLSTKGNNNVNSGLGTFIRRVDHEIDRPANFPGGNNNNNIEIMDESEIELTLGPSCYGDGDLMRMSKKKKKNSSPEMMMDGNLNSGRRSFSSSSTGSSNNNNNNNNLEEQVRIMKHQKQKQPWLQALTLNVI; from the exons ATGGAGAAGCTTCTTAACCCGTACGATAAGCAGTGCATGAAAATGGCTATGCTTAAACACGAAGAAACTTTCAAGCAACAG GTATATGAACTTCATAGGTTATATCAAGTCCAGAAGATATTAATGAAGAACATGGAGATCAATAAATTGAGTACCAAAGGAAATAATAATGTAAACTCAGGACTAGGAACGTTCATCAGAAGAGTTGACCATGAGATTGACCGGCCGGCTAATTTCCCCggtggtaataataataataacatagaGATTATGGATGAGAGTGAGATCGAGTTAACGCTTGGTCCGTCGTGTTACGGTGATGGTGATTTGATGAGgatgagcaagaagaagaagaagaactcttCACCGGAGATGATGATGGACGGAAATCTAAACTCTGGTCGCCggagtttctcttcttcttcgacagGATCaagtaataataacaacaacaacaacaatcttgaAGAGCAAGTGAGAATAATGAAACATcagaagcagaagcagccaTGGCTTCAGGCATTGACCTTGAATGTTATctga
- the LOC104762814 gene encoding BTB/POZ domain-containing protein At5g67385-like isoform X2, with amino-acid sequence MSGSNKDSDSSVIKILDIPGGSEAFELAAKFCYGINFDMSTENIAMLRCAAEYLEMTDEHSVENLVVRAEAYLNEVALKSLSSSITVLHKSEELLPTAERVKLVSRCIDAIAYMTCQESHFCSPSSSNSGNNEVVVQQQSKQPVVDWWAEDLTVLRIDSFQRVLIAMMARGFKQYGLGPVLMLYAQKSLRGLEIFGKGMKKIEPKQEHEKRVILETIVSLLPREKNAMSVSFLSMLLRAAIYLETTVACRLDLEKRMGLQLGQAVLDDLLIPSYSFTGDHSLFDTDTVQRILMNYLEFEVEGVRISNNGVDLAGDMERVGKLLENYMAEIASDRNVSLQKFIGLAELIPEQSRVTEDGMYRAVDIYLKAHPNMSDVERKKVCSLMDCQKLSREACAHAAQNDRLPVQTIVQVLYYEQQRLRGEVTNDSDSPAPPPPAAAVLPPKLSSYNDELSKLKRENQDLKLELLKMKMKLKEFEKESDKKSSSSTISTNPNSPISTASMDKPPLPRKSFINSVSRKLGKLNPFGITPYSGRGRTKPPKDRRHSIS; translated from the exons ATGTCGGGATCAAACAAAGATTCAGATTCCTCCGTTATAAAAATCCTGGATATCCCCGGAGGCTCTGAAGCATTCGAGCTAGCGGCTAAGTTCTGCTATGGCATTAACTTTGATATGAGCACAGAGAACATTGCCATGCTGCGATGTGCAGCAGAGTATCTAGAGATGACAGACGAACACTCTGTGGAAAATCTCGTTGTAAGAGCTGAAGCTTACTTGAACGAAGTAGCTCTCAAGAGCTTATCGAGTTCAATCACAGTCTTGCATAAATCAGAGGAATTGTTGCCCACTGCTGAAAGAGTGAAACTCGTGAGCCGTTGCATTGATGCGATTGCTTATATGACCTGTCAAGAGAGCCACTTTTGCAGTCCTTCTTCAAGTAATAGTGGTAACAATGAGGTTGTGGTCCAGCAACAGAGCAAGCAGCCTGTGGTTGATTGGTGGGCTGAAGACTTAACGGTTCTTAGGATTGATTCGTTTCAACGTGTACTGATCGCAATGATGGCTAGAGGGTTTAAGCAGTATGGACTTGGTCCAGTGCTTATGCTGTATGCTCAGAAATCTCTTCGAGGGTTG GAGATTTTCGGGAAAGGAATGAAGAAGATCGAACCAAAACAAGAACACGAGAAAAGAGTGATTCTTGAAACAATCGTAAGCCTTCTCCCTCGAGAGAAAAACGCAATGTCCGTTAGCTTTCTCTCGATGCTTCTACGTGCAGCGATATACCTTGAAACAACGGTTGCTTGTAGACTTGACTTGGAAAAGAGAATGGGATTACAATTAGGACAAGCAGTGCTCGACGATCTCTTGATTCCTTCTTATTCATTCACTGGAGATCACTCTTTGTTTGATACAGACACTGTTCAACGCATTCTCATGAATTATCTCGAGTTTGAAGTTGAAGGAGTCCGCATAAGCAACAATGGTGTTGATCTTGCTGGTGATATGGAACGTGTTGGTAAATTGTTGGAGAATTATATGGCTGAAATTGCTTCTGATAGAAATGTGAGCTTGCAGAAATTCATCGGTTTAGCTGAACTTATTCCTGAACAGTCTAGGGTTACTGAAGATGGCATGTATCGAGCCGTCGACATCTACCTTAAG GCGCACCCGAATATGAGTGATGTAGAGAGGAAGAAAGTGTGCAGCTTAATGGATTGTCAAAAACTATCGCGAGAAGCCTGCGCTCATGCAGCTCAGAATGATCGTCTCCCCGTTCAGACCATTGTTCAAGTCCTTTACTACGAACAACAACGTCTACGAGGAGAAGTCACTAACGACTCAGATTCTCCAGCCCCACCTCCACCAGCAGCAGCTGTCCTTCCTCCCAAACTCAGCTCCTACAACGACGAACTCTCCAAGCTTAAACGCGAAAACCAGGACTTGAAGTTGGAACTtctcaaaatgaaaatgaagcttaaagagtttgagaaagagagtgacaagaaatcatcttcatcaaccatCAGCACCAATCCAAATTCACCAATCTCAACTGCTTCCATGGATAAGCCTCCATTGCCAAGAAAGTCATTCATAAACTCTGTTTCAAGAAAACTCGGAAAGCTAAACCCTTTTGGCATCACGCCATACAGCGGTAGAGGCAGAACCAAACCACCCAAAGATCGGAGACACTCTATTTCttga
- the LOC104762814 gene encoding BTB/POZ domain-containing protein At5g67385-like isoform X1: MSAKKKDLLSSAMKRTSEWISSQEVSSDVTVHVGEASFSLHKFPLLSKCGFIKKLMSGSNKDSDSSVIKILDIPGGSEAFELAAKFCYGINFDMSTENIAMLRCAAEYLEMTDEHSVENLVVRAEAYLNEVALKSLSSSITVLHKSEELLPTAERVKLVSRCIDAIAYMTCQESHFCSPSSSNSGNNEVVVQQQSKQPVVDWWAEDLTVLRIDSFQRVLIAMMARGFKQYGLGPVLMLYAQKSLRGLEIFGKGMKKIEPKQEHEKRVILETIVSLLPREKNAMSVSFLSMLLRAAIYLETTVACRLDLEKRMGLQLGQAVLDDLLIPSYSFTGDHSLFDTDTVQRILMNYLEFEVEGVRISNNGVDLAGDMERVGKLLENYMAEIASDRNVSLQKFIGLAELIPEQSRVTEDGMYRAVDIYLKAHPNMSDVERKKVCSLMDCQKLSREACAHAAQNDRLPVQTIVQVLYYEQQRLRGEVTNDSDSPAPPPPAAAVLPPKLSSYNDELSKLKRENQDLKLELLKMKMKLKEFEKESDKKSSSSTISTNPNSPISTASMDKPPLPRKSFINSVSRKLGKLNPFGITPYSGRGRTKPPKDRRHSIS, from the exons ATGTCAGCAAAGAAGAAAGATCTTTTGTCCTCAGCCATGAAGAGAACCAGTGAAtg GATTTCTTCTCAGGAAGTCTCTAGTGATGTCACCGTTCATGTTGGAGAAGCTTCGTTTTCACTGCACAAG TTTCCACTCTTGTCAAAATGTGGGTTTATCAAGAAACTTATGTCGGGATCAAACAAAGATTCAGATTCCTCCGTTATAAAAATCCTGGATATCCCCGGAGGCTCTGAAGCATTCGAGCTAGCGGCTAAGTTCTGCTATGGCATTAACTTTGATATGAGCACAGAGAACATTGCCATGCTGCGATGTGCAGCAGAGTATCTAGAGATGACAGACGAACACTCTGTGGAAAATCTCGTTGTAAGAGCTGAAGCTTACTTGAACGAAGTAGCTCTCAAGAGCTTATCGAGTTCAATCACAGTCTTGCATAAATCAGAGGAATTGTTGCCCACTGCTGAAAGAGTGAAACTCGTGAGCCGTTGCATTGATGCGATTGCTTATATGACCTGTCAAGAGAGCCACTTTTGCAGTCCTTCTTCAAGTAATAGTGGTAACAATGAGGTTGTGGTCCAGCAACAGAGCAAGCAGCCTGTGGTTGATTGGTGGGCTGAAGACTTAACGGTTCTTAGGATTGATTCGTTTCAACGTGTACTGATCGCAATGATGGCTAGAGGGTTTAAGCAGTATGGACTTGGTCCAGTGCTTATGCTGTATGCTCAGAAATCTCTTCGAGGGTTG GAGATTTTCGGGAAAGGAATGAAGAAGATCGAACCAAAACAAGAACACGAGAAAAGAGTGATTCTTGAAACAATCGTAAGCCTTCTCCCTCGAGAGAAAAACGCAATGTCCGTTAGCTTTCTCTCGATGCTTCTACGTGCAGCGATATACCTTGAAACAACGGTTGCTTGTAGACTTGACTTGGAAAAGAGAATGGGATTACAATTAGGACAAGCAGTGCTCGACGATCTCTTGATTCCTTCTTATTCATTCACTGGAGATCACTCTTTGTTTGATACAGACACTGTTCAACGCATTCTCATGAATTATCTCGAGTTTGAAGTTGAAGGAGTCCGCATAAGCAACAATGGTGTTGATCTTGCTGGTGATATGGAACGTGTTGGTAAATTGTTGGAGAATTATATGGCTGAAATTGCTTCTGATAGAAATGTGAGCTTGCAGAAATTCATCGGTTTAGCTGAACTTATTCCTGAACAGTCTAGGGTTACTGAAGATGGCATGTATCGAGCCGTCGACATCTACCTTAAG GCGCACCCGAATATGAGTGATGTAGAGAGGAAGAAAGTGTGCAGCTTAATGGATTGTCAAAAACTATCGCGAGAAGCCTGCGCTCATGCAGCTCAGAATGATCGTCTCCCCGTTCAGACCATTGTTCAAGTCCTTTACTACGAACAACAACGTCTACGAGGAGAAGTCACTAACGACTCAGATTCTCCAGCCCCACCTCCACCAGCAGCAGCTGTCCTTCCTCCCAAACTCAGCTCCTACAACGACGAACTCTCCAAGCTTAAACGCGAAAACCAGGACTTGAAGTTGGAACTtctcaaaatgaaaatgaagcttaaagagtttgagaaagagagtgacaagaaatcatcttcatcaaccatCAGCACCAATCCAAATTCACCAATCTCAACTGCTTCCATGGATAAGCCTCCATTGCCAAGAAAGTCATTCATAAACTCTGTTTCAAGAAAACTCGGAAAGCTAAACCCTTTTGGCATCACGCCATACAGCGGTAGAGGCAGAACCAAACCACCCAAAGATCGGAGACACTCTATTTCttga